The Homo sapiens chromosome X genomic patch of type NOVEL, GRCh38.p14 PATCHES HSCHRX_3_CTG3 genome window below encodes:
- the GPKOW gene encoding G-patch domain and KOW motifs-containing protein isoform X1, whose product MELQQAARRPGKRSKMADSKEGVLPLTAASTAPISFGFTRTSARRRLADSGDGAGPSPEEKDFLKTVEGRELQSVKPQEAPKELVIPLIQNGHRRQPPARPPGPSTDTGALADGVVSQAVKELIAESKKSLEERENAGVDPTLAIPMIQKGCTPSGEGADSEPRAETVPEEANYEAVPVEAYGLAMLRGMGWKPGEGIGRTFNQVVKPRVNSLRPKGLGLGANLTEAQALTPTGPSRMPRPDEEQEKDKEDQPQGLVPGGAVVVLSGPHRGLYGKVEGLDPDNVRAMVRLAVGSRVVTVSEYYLRPVSQQEFDKNTLDLRQQNGTASSRKTLWNQELYIQQDNSERKRKHLPDRQDGPAAKSEKAAPRSQHWLHRDLRVRFVDNMYKGGQYYNTKMIIEDVLSPDTCVCRTDEGRVLEGLREDMLETLVPKAEGDRVMVVLGPQTGRVGHLLSRDRARSRALVQLPRENQVVELHYDAICQYMGPSDTDDD is encoded by the exons atggaactacag CAAGCAGCGCGCCGGCCTGGGAAAaggagcaagatggctgactcCAAAGAGGGTGTTTTGCCGCTGACGGCTGCTTCCACTGCCCCAATTTCATTCGGCTTCACTCGCACGTCCGCACGGAGGCGGCTGGCCGACTCGGGAGACGGCGCGGGGCCATCTCCGGAGGAGAAGGATTTCTTGAAAACCGTGGAAGGGAGGGAGCTGCAGAG TGTGAAGCCCCAGGAGGCCCCCAAGGAACTCGTCATCCCTTTGATCCAGAATGGCCATCGCAGGCAGCCACCAGCCCGGCCCCCTGGGCCATCCACAGATACTGGGGCCTTGGCGGATGGGGTGGTGTCCCAGGCTGTGAAGGAGCTCATTGCGG AATCCAAGAAGTctctggaagagagagagaatgcggGTGTCGACCCCACGCTCGCTATCCCCATGATCCAGAAAGGATGCACCCCCAGCGGGGAAGGGGCAGACAGCGAACCCCGGGCAGAGACA GTGCCAGAGGAGGCTAATTATGAGGCGGTCCCCGTGGAGGCCTATGGGCTGGCCATGCTGCGGGGCATGGGCTGGAAACCTGGCGAGGGCATCGGCCGCACCTTCAATCA AGTAGTGAAGCCCCGTGTCAACTCACTGAGGCCCAAGGGGTTAGGGCTGGGTGCCAACCTGACCGAGGCCCAGGCCTTGACCCCCACTGGCCCCTCCCGCATGCCAAGACCAGATgaggagcaagagaaagataAGGAAGATCAGCCTCAAGGGCTGGTGCCTGGAGGAGCTGTGGTGGTTCTTTCTGGCCCTCACCGAGGCCTCTATGGGAAG GTGGAAGGCCTTGATCCTGACAATGTTCGGGCCATGGTTCGTCTGGCTGTGGGGAGCCGGGTGGTGACTGTTAGTGAGTACTACCTGCGGCCTGTCTCCCAGCAGGAGTTTGACAAGAACACCTTGGATCTCA GGCAACAGAACGGAACTGCCTCATCACGGAAGACCCTCTGGAATCAAGAACTCTACATCCAGCAGGACAACTCAGAGAGGAAGCGGAAACACCTTCCAGACCG ACAGGATGGGCCTGCAGCCAAGAGTGAGAAAGCAGCCCCCAGAAGTCAGCACTGGTTGCACAGGGACCTGCGTGTGCGGTTTGTGGACAACATGTACAAAGGAGGCCAATATTACAACACCAAG ATGATAATTGAAGATGTCCTAAGCCCAGATACCTGTGTATGTCGGACAGATGAAGGCCGAGTCCTGGAAG GCCTGAGGGAAGACATGCTGGAGACCCTGGTTCCCAAGGCAGAGGGTGACCGTGTGATGGTGGTGCTGGGCCCACAGACTGGAAGG GTGGGACATTTGCTGAGCCGGGACAGAGCACGGAGCCGGGCTTTGGTGCAACTGCCAAGAGAAAATCAGGTGGTGGAGCTTCACTACGATGCCATCTGCCAGTACATGGGCCCTAGTGACACAGATGATGACTGA
- the GPKOW gene encoding G-patch domain and KOW motifs-containing protein, which produces MADSKEGVLPLTAASTAPISFGFTRTSARRRLADSGDGAGPSPEEKDFLKTVEGRELQSVKPQEAPKELVIPLIQNGHRRQPPARPPGPSTDTGALADGVVSQAVKELIAESKKSLEERENAGVDPTLAIPMIQKGCTPSGEGADSEPRAETVPEEANYEAVPVEAYGLAMLRGMGWKPGEGIGRTFNQVVKPRVNSLRPKGLGLGANLTEAQALTPTGPSRMPRPDEEQEKDKEDQPQGLVPGGAVVVLSGPHRGLYGKVEGLDPDNVRAMVRLAVGSRVVTVSEYYLRPVSQQEFDKNTLDLRQQNGTASSRKTLWNQELYIQQDNSERKRKHLPDRQDGPAAKSEKAAPRSQHWLHRDLRVRFVDNMYKGGQYYNTKMIIEDVLSPDTCVCRTDEGRVLEGLREDMLETLVPKAEGDRVMVVLGPQTGRVGHLLSRDRARSRALVQLPRENQVVELHYDAICQYMGPSDTDDD; this is translated from the exons atggctgactcCAAAGAGGGTGTTTTGCCGCTGACGGCTGCTTCCACTGCCCCAATTTCATTCGGCTTCACTCGCACGTCCGCACGGAGGCGGCTGGCCGACTCGGGAGACGGCGCGGGGCCATCTCCGGAGGAGAAGGATTTCTTGAAAACCGTGGAAGGGAGGGAGCTGCAGAG TGTGAAGCCCCAGGAGGCCCCCAAGGAACTCGTCATCCCTTTGATCCAGAATGGCCATCGCAGGCAGCCACCAGCCCGGCCCCCTGGGCCATCCACAGATACTGGGGCCTTGGCGGATGGGGTGGTGTCCCAGGCTGTGAAGGAGCTCATTGCGG AATCCAAGAAGTctctggaagagagagagaatgcggGTGTCGACCCCACGCTCGCTATCCCCATGATCCAGAAAGGATGCACCCCCAGCGGGGAAGGGGCAGACAGCGAACCCCGGGCAGAGACA GTGCCAGAGGAGGCTAATTATGAGGCGGTCCCCGTGGAGGCCTATGGGCTGGCCATGCTGCGGGGCATGGGCTGGAAACCTGGCGAGGGCATCGGCCGCACCTTCAATCA AGTAGTGAAGCCCCGTGTCAACTCACTGAGGCCCAAGGGGTTAGGGCTGGGTGCCAACCTGACCGAGGCCCAGGCCTTGACCCCCACTGGCCCCTCCCGCATGCCAAGACCAGATgaggagcaagagaaagataAGGAAGATCAGCCTCAAGGGCTGGTGCCTGGAGGAGCTGTGGTGGTTCTTTCTGGCCCTCACCGAGGCCTCTATGGGAAG GTGGAAGGCCTTGATCCTGACAATGTTCGGGCCATGGTTCGTCTGGCTGTGGGGAGCCGGGTGGTGACTGTTAGTGAGTACTACCTGCGGCCTGTCTCCCAGCAGGAGTTTGACAAGAACACCTTGGATCTCA GGCAACAGAACGGAACTGCCTCATCACGGAAGACCCTCTGGAATCAAGAACTCTACATCCAGCAGGACAACTCAGAGAGGAAGCGGAAACACCTTCCAGACCG ACAGGATGGGCCTGCAGCCAAGAGTGAGAAAGCAGCCCCCAGAAGTCAGCACTGGTTGCACAGGGACCTGCGTGTGCGGTTTGTGGACAACATGTACAAAGGAGGCCAATATTACAACACCAAG ATGATAATTGAAGATGTCCTAAGCCCAGATACCTGTGTATGTCGGACAGATGAAGGCCGAGTCCTGGAAG GCCTGAGGGAAGACATGCTGGAGACCCTGGTTCCCAAGGCAGAGGGTGACCGTGTGATGGTGGTGCTGGGCCCACAGACTGGAAGG GTGGGACATTTGCTGAGCCGGGACAGAGCACGGAGCCGGGCTTTGGTGCAACTGCCAAGAGAAAATCAGGTGGTGGAGCTTCACTACGATGCCATCTGCCAGTACATGGGCCCTAGTGACACAGATGATGACTGA